Proteins from one Corynebacterium testudinoris genomic window:
- the rpmH gene encoding 50S ribosomal protein L34 has product MAKGKRTFQPNNRRRARVHGFRTRMRTRAGRAIVSARRRKGRAKLTA; this is encoded by the coding sequence GTGGCAAAGGGCAAGCGGACGTTCCAACCAAATAACCGTCGTCGTGCACGCGTGCACGGCTTCCGTACCCGTATGCGTACCCGCGCCGGTCGTGCAATCGTCTCGGCTCGTCGTCGTAAGGGTCGCGCCAAGCTCACCGCTTAG